One segment of Anaeromyxobacter diazotrophicus DNA contains the following:
- a CDS encoding DUF488 domain-containing protein, with protein MEPRPPRASPGWGKARVLAVGHSTRSLEELLALLRSCGVVTLADIRTIPRSRRNPQFAREALEPALAAAGIRYAHLARLGGLRHARKDSPNGAWRNASFRGYADYMQTGDFEEGLMELRALAREGPVAVLCAEAVPWRCHRSLLADALFARGVVVEHIVGRGRTRPHRLTPFAQRVGRKVLYPPPPESAAPGAGGAAR; from the coding sequence ATGGAGCCGAGACCGCCGCGCGCCTCGCCGGGCTGGGGGAAGGCGCGCGTGCTCGCCGTCGGACACTCCACCCGGTCCCTCGAGGAGCTCCTGGCGCTCCTCCGCTCGTGCGGCGTGGTCACGCTCGCGGACATCCGCACCATCCCCCGCTCGCGCCGCAACCCCCAGTTCGCGCGGGAGGCGCTCGAGCCGGCGCTCGCCGCGGCCGGCATCCGCTACGCGCACCTGGCGCGCCTCGGGGGGCTGCGGCACGCGCGCAAGGACTCGCCGAACGGCGCCTGGCGGAACGCCAGCTTCCGGGGCTACGCCGACTACATGCAGACGGGCGACTTCGAGGAGGGCCTCATGGAGCTCCGGGCGCTGGCGCGGGAGGGGCCGGTGGCGGTCCTGTGCGCGGAGGCGGTCCCGTGGCGCTGCCACCGCTCGCTGCTCGCCGACGCGCTCTTCGCGCGGGGCGTGGTGGTGGAGCACATCGTCGGGCGGGGCCGCACCCGCCCGCATCGCCTCACGCCGTTCGCGCAGCGGGTCGGCCGGAAGGTGCTCTACCCGCCGCCGCCGGAGTCCGCCGCGCCCGGCGCCGGCGGTGCAGCACGGTGA
- a CDS encoding AI-2E family transporter, whose product MRSRLDTVVQRNSRITERSLALLATAAVLAFLWLAREFLMPAVLAIFLAFTVHPVVSWLERRHLPRWAAAAAGTLLATAVVAGIFALLYGSFSAFWAELPQYEDKLREAVQGIVRRVAHLQRQGEAMVKPPPGGVKVQESVPWGVLLLGTAQGALALAGEATIAVFTLYFALAEGPRFRQKLLTALSRDAQARERAVSAIAEVHHDLEQYMVNRVAINTALGLVTWGIYALYGLEHAAIWGLTTGLLHFIPYVGPAAGLVLPTGMALLQYGDVQHVLVVAAIYTGIVALQGNVVDPLFLGKQLRLSSIVIFLGSLFWFWIWGPVGLFLAVPLLSAARIICGHVPRLRVVAEFLGE is encoded by the coding sequence GTGAGGTCCCGCCTCGACACCGTGGTCCAGCGCAACTCCCGGATCACCGAGCGCTCGCTCGCGCTCCTGGCGACTGCGGCCGTGCTGGCGTTCCTGTGGCTCGCGCGCGAGTTCCTCATGCCCGCCGTGCTGGCCATCTTCCTCGCCTTCACCGTCCACCCGGTGGTGAGCTGGCTCGAGCGCCGCCACCTGCCGCGCTGGGCGGCCGCGGCGGCCGGGACCCTGCTCGCCACCGCGGTGGTGGCCGGGATCTTCGCGCTGCTCTACGGCAGCTTCTCGGCCTTCTGGGCGGAGCTGCCGCAGTACGAGGACAAGCTCCGCGAGGCGGTGCAGGGCATCGTGCGCCGCGTCGCCCACCTCCAGCGGCAGGGCGAGGCGATGGTGAAGCCCCCGCCCGGCGGCGTGAAGGTCCAGGAGTCGGTGCCGTGGGGCGTGCTCCTCCTCGGCACCGCGCAGGGCGCGCTGGCGCTCGCTGGCGAGGCCACCATCGCCGTGTTCACGCTCTACTTCGCCCTGGCCGAGGGCCCGCGGTTCCGCCAGAAGCTGCTGACGGCCCTCTCGCGCGACGCGCAGGCGCGGGAGCGGGCGGTGAGCGCCATCGCCGAGGTGCACCACGACCTCGAGCAGTACATGGTGAACCGGGTGGCCATCAACACCGCGCTCGGCCTCGTCACCTGGGGCATCTACGCGCTCTACGGGCTCGAGCACGCCGCCATCTGGGGGCTCACCACCGGGCTCCTCCACTTCATCCCGTACGTCGGCCCCGCTGCCGGGCTCGTCCTCCCCACCGGCATGGCGCTGCTGCAGTACGGCGACGTGCAGCACGTGCTGGTGGTGGCCGCCATCTACACCGGCATCGTCGCGCTGCAGGGGAACGTCGTCGACCCGCTCTTCCTCGGCAAGCAGCTCCGGCTGAGCTCGATCGTCATCTTCCTGGGCTCGCTGTTCTGGTTCTGGATCTGGGGACCGGTCGGGCTCTTCCTGGCGGTCCCGCTCCTCTCGGCGGCCCGCATCATCTGCGGCCACGTCCCGCGCCTGCGGGTGGTGGCGGAGTTCCTGGGCGAGTGA
- a CDS encoding HAD family hydrolase, translated as MLFDIDGTLVDSVDLHARAWQEALARYGKEVPYDEIRSQIGKGGDQLLPVFLNDEELERFGDDLAEYRTGLYQRQYLPWAKPFPGARELLARLKQGGELVGLASSCKRMELGYYLRMLGGASLIDAATTAEDAEQTKPHPDIFLACLDRLAMDPDQAVAVGDSPYDAQAAARAGVHTVGLLSGGFEQRTLEEAGCVAIYQDCADLLARLPATPLAPEPASEHRR; from the coding sequence GTGCTGTTTGACATCGATGGGACGCTGGTCGACTCGGTGGACCTCCACGCGCGGGCGTGGCAGGAGGCGCTCGCCCGCTACGGCAAGGAGGTGCCGTACGACGAGATCCGCAGCCAGATCGGCAAGGGCGGTGACCAGCTCCTGCCGGTCTTCCTGAACGACGAGGAGCTGGAGCGGTTCGGGGACGACCTGGCCGAGTACCGGACCGGGCTGTACCAGCGCCAGTACCTCCCCTGGGCGAAGCCGTTCCCCGGAGCGCGGGAGCTGCTGGCGCGCCTCAAGCAGGGCGGGGAGCTGGTGGGGCTCGCCTCCTCCTGCAAGCGGATGGAGCTCGGGTACTACCTGCGCATGCTGGGCGGCGCGAGCCTCATCGACGCCGCCACCACCGCCGAGGACGCCGAGCAGACGAAGCCTCACCCCGACATCTTCCTGGCCTGCCTCGATCGGCTGGCGATGGACCCGGACCAGGCGGTCGCGGTCGGCGACAGCCCGTACGACGCGCAGGCGGCGGCCCGCGCCGGCGTGCACACGGTCGGGCTCCTCTCGGGAGGCTTCGAGCAGCGCACGCTGGAGGAGGCGGGCTGCGTGGCGATCTACCAGGACTGCGCGGACCTCCTCGCGCGCCTCCCGGCCACCCCGCTCGCGCCGGAGCCGGCGAGCGAGCACCGGCGCTAG
- a CDS encoding peptide chain release factor family protein: MTTSAPLAPPALRAAARRASALPGPALLAECEETFFTAGGPGGQHRNKTESGVRLTHRGTGVTVTATERRSQAQNRGAALERLRERLAAMGHEPKRRRPTRATRGSQERRLAAKRLTGQRKAERRRGDD, encoded by the coding sequence ATGACGACGTCCGCGCCCCTCGCCCCGCCTGCCCTGCGCGCCGCCGCCCGGCGGGCCTCCGCGCTGCCCGGGCCGGCGCTCCTCGCCGAGTGCGAGGAGACCTTCTTCACCGCCGGGGGACCCGGCGGGCAGCACCGGAACAAGACGGAGAGCGGCGTGCGCCTCACGCACCGCGGCACGGGCGTGACCGTCACCGCCACGGAGCGGCGCAGCCAGGCCCAGAACCGCGGCGCGGCGCTGGAGCGGCTGCGCGAGCGACTGGCGGCGATGGGTCACGAGCCGAAGCGGCGGCGCCCGACCCGCGCCACGCGCGGGTCGCAGGAGCGCCGGCTCGCCGCGAAGAGGCTCACCGGCCAGCGCAAGGCCGAGCGCCGGCGGGGCGACGACTAG
- the kbl gene encoding glycine C-acetyltransferase has translation MTSDAQRLFQQQLEAIRAAGTFKQEHALASPQGGRVRVEGREVLNFCANNYLGLSSHPAVLEGARRALEARGFGLSSVRFICGTQDLHLELEEALARFFGFEAAILFGSCFDANGGVFEALLGEEDAIVSDALNHASLIDGIRLCKARRYRYASGDVAELEARLGEARAGGARLVVVATDGVFSMDGHLAPLDRICELAHRHGALVLVDDSHASGFVGRTGRGTPEHFGVQGQVDLLTSTLGKALGGAAGGFVAARREVVELLRQRARPYLFSNALAPAIAGGSLAAVRLLEGSTALRDKLMENARVFREALTQAGFAVKPGFHPIVPIMLGEARLAAEFARDLLAQGVYVVGFSYPVVPQGQARIRVQLSAAHEPADVARAVDAFTKVGKARGVLR, from the coding sequence ATGACCTCCGACGCCCAGCGCCTGTTCCAGCAGCAGCTCGAAGCGATCCGCGCCGCCGGCACCTTCAAGCAGGAGCACGCCCTCGCGTCGCCGCAGGGCGGCCGCGTGCGCGTCGAGGGCCGCGAGGTGCTGAACTTCTGCGCCAACAACTACCTCGGGCTCTCGTCGCACCCGGCGGTGCTGGAGGGGGCGCGCCGCGCGCTCGAAGCCCGCGGGTTCGGCCTCTCCTCGGTGCGGTTCATCTGCGGGACGCAGGACCTCCACCTCGAGCTGGAGGAGGCGCTGGCGCGCTTCTTCGGCTTCGAGGCGGCCATCCTCTTCGGCTCCTGCTTCGACGCCAACGGCGGGGTGTTCGAGGCGCTCCTCGGCGAGGAGGACGCCATCGTCTCCGACGCGCTCAACCACGCCTCGCTCATCGACGGCATCCGCCTCTGCAAGGCCAGGCGCTACCGCTACGCCTCGGGCGACGTGGCCGAGCTCGAGGCGCGCCTCGGGGAGGCGCGGGCAGGCGGGGCGCGGCTGGTGGTGGTGGCCACGGACGGCGTCTTCTCGATGGACGGCCACCTGGCCCCGCTGGACCGCATCTGCGAGCTGGCGCACCGGCACGGGGCGCTCGTGCTCGTCGACGACTCCCACGCGTCCGGCTTCGTCGGCCGGACCGGCCGCGGGACCCCGGAGCACTTCGGGGTGCAGGGCCAGGTCGACCTCCTCACCTCCACGCTCGGCAAGGCGCTGGGAGGGGCGGCCGGCGGGTTCGTGGCGGCGCGGCGCGAGGTCGTCGAGCTGCTGCGGCAGCGGGCGCGCCCCTACCTCTTCTCGAACGCGCTCGCGCCGGCCATCGCGGGCGGTAGCCTCGCGGCGGTCCGGCTCCTCGAGGGGTCGACGGCGCTCCGCGACAAGCTCATGGAGAACGCGCGCGTCTTCCGGGAGGCGCTGACGCAGGCTGGGTTCGCGGTGAAGCCGGGGTTCCACCCCATCGTGCCCATCATGCTGGGCGAGGCGCGGCTCGCGGCCGAGTTCGCGCGGGATCTGCTCGCCCAGGGCGTCTACGTCGTCGGCTTCAGCTACCCCGTCGTGCCCCAGGGCCAGGCGCGCATCCGCGTCCAGCTCTCGGCGGCGCACGAGCCGGCGGACGTGGCGCGCGCGGTCGATGCGTTCACGAAGGTCGGGAAGGCCCGGGGCGTCCTCCGCTGA
- a CDS encoding aromatic amino acid hydroxylase, giving the protein MSAVLTPSERALLRLPPHLRRYVVPQDYEAYTPRDQAVWRCVLRRLVRHLATRAHPAYLRGLEATGIGTERIPSMDEMNDKLAQLGWAAVSVRGFIPPAVFTELQAMRVLAIAGDIRTHEHLEYTPAPDIVHESAGHAPILADADYAAFLQRAGEIGFRAIASAEDQEVYEAIRALSIVKEDPAASPEEVAAADRRLAEATAARRYVSEATRASRLYWWTAEYGLVGSLSAPRIYGAGLLSSIGESTHCFSPEVEKRPLSADAAEVDYDITRMQPQLFVAEELAQLSEVVGDLARTLSFRRGGDLGLREARRARTVNHLVLADGTAVTGVVEELVEGPRPAGPELATALAVVRGPTLLSREGKALGAPGPLPAVLAFGGARVPAQGSFCLSFATGLALSGRIAEGVASELRATLGGRELPVPSRALLLASPAVPSVAGGPGDPGVWDWHFGAPVRDEDGEARARAHRAGALAPELAGLYRAVRALREGGRAGAAAVAELARAARRFPDEWLLQAELAELAGGEPQPARGAAAP; this is encoded by the coding sequence TTGTCGGCCGTCCTCACCCCCAGCGAACGCGCCCTGCTGCGGTTGCCCCCTCACCTCCGGCGCTACGTGGTGCCACAGGACTACGAGGCCTACACGCCCCGCGACCAGGCGGTGTGGCGCTGCGTCCTGCGGCGCCTCGTCCGCCACCTCGCCACGCGCGCCCACCCCGCCTACCTGCGCGGGCTCGAGGCGACGGGGATCGGGACCGAGCGCATCCCGAGCATGGACGAGATGAATGACAAGCTCGCTCAGCTCGGCTGGGCGGCGGTGAGCGTGCGCGGCTTCATCCCGCCGGCGGTCTTCACCGAGCTGCAGGCGATGCGGGTGCTCGCCATCGCCGGCGACATCCGCACCCACGAGCACCTCGAGTACACCCCGGCCCCGGACATCGTGCACGAGAGCGCCGGCCACGCCCCCATCCTGGCCGACGCCGACTACGCCGCCTTCCTGCAGCGGGCGGGCGAGATCGGCTTCCGGGCCATCGCCTCCGCCGAGGACCAGGAGGTGTACGAGGCGATCCGGGCCCTCTCCATCGTGAAGGAGGACCCCGCCGCCTCGCCGGAGGAGGTGGCGGCCGCCGATCGCCGCCTGGCCGAGGCGACCGCCGCGCGCCGCTACGTCTCCGAGGCGACCCGCGCCTCGCGCCTCTACTGGTGGACCGCGGAGTACGGGCTGGTCGGGAGCCTCTCCGCGCCGCGCATCTACGGCGCCGGGCTGCTCAGCTCCATCGGCGAGAGCACCCACTGCTTCTCGCCCGAGGTCGAGAAGCGGCCCCTCTCCGCCGACGCCGCCGAGGTGGACTACGACATCACGCGCATGCAGCCGCAGCTCTTCGTGGCCGAGGAGCTGGCGCAGCTGTCCGAGGTGGTGGGCGATCTCGCCCGGACCCTCTCCTTCCGGCGCGGCGGCGACCTCGGCCTGCGCGAGGCGCGGCGGGCGCGGACGGTGAACCACCTCGTCCTCGCCGACGGGACGGCGGTGACGGGGGTGGTGGAGGAGCTCGTGGAGGGCCCACGCCCGGCCGGCCCGGAGCTCGCCACCGCGCTGGCGGTGGTGCGCGGGCCGACGCTGCTGTCGCGCGAGGGCAAGGCGCTCGGCGCCCCCGGGCCGCTGCCCGCGGTGCTGGCCTTCGGCGGCGCGCGGGTCCCGGCCCAGGGCTCCTTCTGCCTCTCCTTCGCGACCGGCCTGGCCCTCTCCGGCCGGATCGCGGAGGGCGTGGCGAGCGAGCTGCGCGCGACGCTGGGCGGGCGGGAGCTGCCCGTCCCCTCGCGCGCGCTCCTCCTCGCCAGCCCCGCCGTCCCCTCGGTGGCGGGGGGCCCGGGGGATCCCGGGGTCTGGGACTGGCACTTCGGCGCCCCGGTGAGGGACGAGGACGGCGAGGCGCGCGCACGCGCCCACCGCGCCGGTGCGCTCGCGCCCGAGCTGGCCGGGCTCTACCGCGCCGTCCGCGCCCTGCGCGAGGGCGGCCGTGCCGGAGCGGCGGCGGTGGCGGAGCTGGCGCGCGCCGCACGCCGGTTCCCGGACGAGTGGCTGCTCCAGGCCGAGCTGGCCGAGCTCGCCGGCGGCGAGCCCCAGCCCGCGCGCGGCGCCGCGGCGCCGTGA
- a CDS encoding ABC transporter permease produces the protein MTPARAGGRGTALVQYRAVVRKEALQTLRDRRIMFMLVAAPLIQTILFGFAVDFDVDHVPAAVADLDRSAESREELRRLLADGTLRRVEDAASGVEADRLIDQDRAAAAVVIPPGFGGDLAAGRAARLQVVIDGTDPIRAGATLSAAGRFFAGRAQALAKERLAARGQAALPELSVSPRVLYNPRLKTAVYMVPGILAMLLVIVTTIVTAMGLSREREMGTLEQVLVTPVKPLVLLLGKMTPFVFIGLFDVLLVVTAMTWIFAVPLRGPLAALGFGTVLYLCSTLGVGLFISTVSANQQQSFLGGFLFVLPAVLLSGIMTPIRAMPAWLQAGTWLNPLRFYAELVRGVLLRGAGFADLAPQLAALAVYGVATLGLATLRFRRRLG, from the coding sequence GTGACGCCCGCGCGCGCCGGCGGCCGCGGCACCGCCCTCGTCCAGTACCGGGCGGTGGTGCGCAAGGAGGCCCTGCAGACGCTGCGCGACCGGCGCATCATGTTCATGCTGGTCGCCGCGCCGCTCATCCAGACCATCCTCTTCGGCTTCGCGGTCGACTTCGACGTCGACCACGTGCCGGCGGCGGTGGCCGACCTCGACCGCAGCGCGGAGAGCCGGGAGGAGCTGCGCCGCCTGCTGGCGGACGGCACGCTGCGCCGCGTCGAGGACGCCGCGAGCGGCGTCGAGGCGGATCGGCTCATCGACCAGGACCGCGCCGCCGCGGCGGTGGTCATCCCGCCAGGGTTCGGCGGCGATCTCGCGGCGGGCCGGGCCGCGCGGCTGCAGGTGGTGATCGACGGCACGGATCCCATCCGGGCGGGCGCGACCCTCAGCGCGGCGGGGCGCTTCTTCGCCGGGCGCGCGCAGGCGCTGGCGAAGGAGCGCCTCGCGGCGCGAGGTCAGGCGGCGCTCCCCGAGCTGTCGGTGTCGCCGCGCGTGCTCTACAACCCGCGCCTGAAGACGGCCGTCTACATGGTGCCCGGCATCCTGGCCATGCTGCTCGTCATCGTGACCACCATCGTGACCGCCATGGGCCTGTCGCGCGAGCGCGAGATGGGGACGCTGGAGCAGGTGCTCGTCACCCCGGTGAAGCCGCTCGTCCTGCTCCTCGGGAAGATGACGCCGTTCGTGTTCATCGGGCTGTTCGACGTGCTCCTGGTCGTGACCGCCATGACCTGGATCTTCGCGGTGCCGCTGCGCGGGCCGCTCGCGGCGCTGGGGTTCGGCACGGTCCTCTACCTCTGCTCGACGCTGGGGGTGGGCCTCTTCATCTCCACCGTCTCCGCCAACCAGCAGCAGAGCTTCCTGGGCGGGTTCCTCTTCGTCCTCCCGGCGGTGCTCCTCTCCGGGATCATGACGCCCATCCGCGCCATGCCGGCCTGGCTGCAGGCCGGCACCTGGCTCAACCCGCTCCGCTTCTACGCCGAGCTGGTGCGCGGGGTGCTCCTGCGCGGCGCCGGCTTCGCCGACCTCGCTCCGCAGCTCGCCGCGCTGGCGGTGTACGGCGTGGCGACGCTCGGGCTCGCGACCCTGCGCTTCCGGCGCCGGCTGGGCTAG
- a CDS encoding ABC transporter permease, with protein sequence MTERPRRFAVRVGAMAAKEVLHIQRDPRTLYLALVMPVVLVLLFGYGVSFDLDRIPLAVADADRSEASRALVDAFARANEFEVVREAGPEEVERLFRRGAAQAALVIRPRYGRDLARGDAGRAELLVDGADASTANQILQKADAIAAAESLRLAPRGGAAAVRPLEARTFTRYNPEARSALFLVPGLTAYLMAIGAVLLTALTVAGEWERGSMEQLFASPVGRFDIILGKLLPYLALGLVQLLLVVAVGATAFDVPIRGSLLLLFALGLVFLVGMLGQGLLISVLAKNQLVATQAGVLSSLLPSLLLSGALFPIENMPRLLQAISRVVPARYLVHGLRGVLLKGSGVGLVWQDLAAMALFAAAILALATARFQRRVA encoded by the coding sequence GTGACCGAGCGCCCGCGACGCTTCGCCGTCCGCGTGGGGGCCATGGCGGCGAAGGAGGTCCTCCACATCCAGCGCGACCCGCGCACGCTCTACCTGGCGCTGGTGATGCCGGTGGTGCTGGTGCTCCTCTTCGGCTACGGCGTCTCCTTCGACCTCGATCGCATCCCGCTCGCCGTCGCCGACGCGGACCGCAGCGAGGCCTCGCGCGCCCTCGTCGACGCCTTCGCGCGCGCGAACGAGTTCGAGGTCGTGCGCGAGGCCGGGCCCGAGGAGGTGGAGCGGCTCTTCCGGCGCGGCGCGGCCCAGGCGGCGCTGGTCATCCGGCCCAGGTACGGGCGCGATCTGGCGCGCGGCGACGCGGGCCGGGCCGAGCTCCTCGTCGACGGCGCCGACGCCAGCACCGCGAACCAGATCCTGCAGAAGGCGGACGCCATCGCCGCCGCCGAGAGCCTGCGCCTCGCCCCGCGCGGAGGGGCCGCCGCCGTCCGCCCCCTCGAGGCGCGCACCTTCACGCGCTACAACCCCGAGGCGCGCTCCGCGCTGTTCCTCGTCCCGGGACTCACCGCCTACCTCATGGCCATCGGGGCGGTCCTCCTCACCGCGCTCACCGTGGCGGGCGAGTGGGAGCGCGGCTCGATGGAGCAGCTCTTCGCCTCGCCGGTGGGGCGCTTCGACATCATCCTGGGGAAGCTGCTGCCCTACCTGGCGCTCGGCCTGGTGCAGCTGCTCCTGGTGGTGGCGGTGGGCGCGACCGCCTTCGACGTGCCGATCCGCGGGAGCCTCCTCCTGCTCTTCGCGCTCGGCCTCGTCTTCCTGGTGGGCATGCTGGGGCAGGGGCTGCTCATCTCGGTCCTGGCAAAGAACCAGCTCGTGGCGACGCAGGCCGGGGTGCTCTCGTCCTTGCTCCCCTCGCTCCTCCTGTCCGGGGCGCTCTTCCCCATCGAGAACATGCCGCGCCTGCTGCAGGCCATCTCGCGGGTGGTGCCGGCGCGCTACCTCGTGCACGGGCTGCGCGGCGTGCTCCTCAAGGGGAGCGGGGTGGGCCTCGTCTGGCAGGACCTCGCGGCGATGGCGCTCTTCGCGGCGGCCATCCTGGCCCTCGCCACGGCGCGGTTCCAGCGGAGGGTGGCGTGA
- a CDS encoding ABC transporter ATP-binding protein translates to MSGPEPSIVAAGLTRRFGAFTAVDRVSFEVPRGEIFGYLGANGAGKSTTIRMLTGLLAPTAGEARVAGHDVGRAPDAVKAAIGYMSQKFSLYLDLPVRENLLFFGGAYGLSGGGLRDRADEVLRLTDLRALESAVTGSLPGGVRQRLALGCAILHRPEVLFLDEPTAGVDPVARRAFWRLIRELSRAGTTIFVTTHYLDEAEYCRRIGLMVDGRLVALDTPGALKRTWVPGRVLLVRGRGLARAAGALRGQGGILGVEPFGAGLHVRVEPAAWDAPRVAAALSSAGAAEVQLEEGEASLEDVFLAVVGQGAGAEPAGAAP, encoded by the coding sequence GTGAGCGGCCCGGAGCCGAGCATCGTCGCGGCCGGGCTCACCCGCCGCTTCGGCGCGTTCACGGCCGTGGACCGGGTGAGCTTCGAGGTGCCGCGGGGGGAGATCTTCGGCTACCTGGGCGCGAACGGCGCGGGGAAGTCGACCACCATCCGCATGCTGACGGGGCTCCTCGCCCCGACCGCCGGCGAGGCGCGCGTGGCGGGCCACGACGTCGGCCGGGCGCCCGACGCGGTGAAGGCCGCCATCGGCTACATGTCGCAGAAGTTCTCGCTCTACCTCGATCTCCCGGTGCGGGAGAACCTGCTCTTCTTCGGCGGCGCGTACGGCCTCTCCGGGGGCGGGCTGCGCGACCGCGCGGACGAGGTGCTGCGGCTCACGGACCTCCGCGCCCTGGAGAGCGCGGTGACGGGCTCCCTCCCGGGCGGCGTCCGCCAGCGCCTGGCGCTCGGCTGCGCCATCCTGCACCGGCCCGAGGTGCTCTTCCTCGACGAGCCCACCGCCGGGGTGGACCCGGTGGCGCGCCGCGCCTTCTGGCGGCTCATCCGCGAGCTCTCCCGCGCGGGCACCACCATCTTCGTCACCACCCACTACCTCGACGAGGCCGAGTACTGCCGGCGGATCGGCCTCATGGTCGACGGGCGGCTGGTGGCGCTCGACACGCCGGGCGCGCTCAAGCGCACCTGGGTGCCGGGGCGGGTGCTGCTGGTACGCGGCCGCGGCCTGGCGCGGGCGGCGGGCGCCCTGCGCGGGCAGGGCGGGATCCTCGGGGTGGAGCCGTTCGGCGCCGGGCTGCACGTGCGCGTCGAGCCCGCGGCCTGGGACGCGCCGCGGGTGGCCGCGGCCCTCTCCAGCGCCGGCGCCGCCGAGGTGCAGCTCGAGGAGGGGGAGGCCTCGCTGGAGGACGTCTTCCTGGCGGTGGTGGGGCAGGGCGCCGGCGCCGAGCCGGCGGGGGCGGCGCCGTGA
- a CDS encoding ABC transporter ATP-binding protein, whose amino-acid sequence MTAAPAAALEARGLAKRFGATEALRGLSFAVAPGELYGLVGPDGAGKTTALRALAGLLALDAGEARVLGKDPRRGGAEVREALGLMPQQYSLYRDLTVAENLRFFSRLYVLPRRTFEERAARLLAITRLDRFTGRRADALSGGMYKKLALACALLHEPRVLLLDEPTNGVDPVSRRELWALLHQFVEGGMTVLVSTPYMDEAERCSRVGLVHAGRLLLEGAPRALLDGLEEEAYEVAGGDREAVEAALAARPEVRAASPAGSRLRIDVAPGGAGPVQAALAPLGAGLRRVTPAFEDLFLSRLRREGAA is encoded by the coding sequence GTGACGGCCGCGCCCGCGGCCGCGCTGGAGGCGCGCGGGCTCGCGAAGCGCTTCGGCGCGACCGAGGCGCTGCGGGGGCTCTCCTTCGCGGTGGCGCCGGGCGAGCTGTACGGGCTCGTGGGGCCGGACGGCGCGGGCAAGACCACGGCCCTCCGCGCGCTGGCCGGGCTGCTGGCGCTCGACGCGGGCGAGGCGCGCGTGCTCGGGAAGGACCCGCGCCGGGGCGGCGCCGAGGTGCGCGAGGCGCTCGGGCTCATGCCGCAGCAGTACAGCCTCTACCGCGACCTCACCGTGGCGGAGAACCTGCGCTTCTTCTCGCGGCTGTACGTCCTGCCGCGGCGGACGTTCGAGGAGCGGGCGGCCCGGCTCCTCGCCATCACCCGGCTCGATCGCTTCACCGGCCGCCGGGCCGACGCGCTCTCGGGCGGCATGTACAAGAAGCTGGCGCTGGCGTGTGCGCTCCTGCACGAGCCCCGGGTGCTGCTCCTCGACGAGCCCACGAACGGCGTCGACCCGGTCTCCCGCCGCGAGCTGTGGGCGCTCCTCCACCAGTTCGTCGAGGGCGGGATGACGGTCCTCGTCTCGACGCCCTACATGGACGAGGCGGAGCGGTGCAGCCGGGTGGGGCTCGTCCACGCCGGGAGGCTCCTGCTGGAGGGGGCGCCGCGGGCGCTCCTCGACGGGCTGGAGGAGGAGGCGTACGAGGTCGCGGGCGGCGATCGCGAGGCGGTGGAGGCGGCGCTGGCGGCGCGGCCGGAGGTGCGCGCCGCCTCGCCCGCCGGCTCCCGGCTGCGCATCGACGTCGCGCCGGGAGGGGCGGGGCCGGTGCAGGCCGCGCTGGCGCCGCTCGGGGCCGGGCTGCGCCGGGTGACGCCCGCCTTCGAGGACCTCTTCCTGTCGCGGCTCCGGCGGGAGGGCGCCGCGTGA